The Streptococcus toyakuensis genome has a window encoding:
- a CDS encoding nucleobase:cation symporter-2 family protein — protein sequence MQTQEKHSQAAVLGLQHLLAMYSGSILVPIMIATALGYSTEQLTYLISTDIFMCGVATFLQLQLNKYFGIGLPVVLGVAFQSVAPLIMIGQSHGSGAMFGALIASGIYVVLVSGIFSKVANLFPSIVTGSVITTIGLTLIPVAIGNMGNNVPEPTSQCLLLAAITVLIILLINIFTKGFIKSISILIGLVVGTAIAASMGLVDFSPVAAAPLVHVPTPLYFGMPTFEISSIVMMCIIATVSMVESTGVYLALSDITKDPIDSTRLRNGYRAEGLAVLLGGIFNTFPYTGFSQNVGLVKLSGIKTRLPIYYAAGFLVLLGLLPKFGALAQIIPSPVLGGAMLVMFGFVSIQGMQILARVDFANNEHNFLIAAVSIAAGVGLNNSNLFISMPTAFQMFFSNGIVVASLLAIVLNAVLNHKKK from the coding sequence ATGCAAACTCAAGAAAAACATTCGCAAGCAGCCGTTCTTGGCTTGCAACACTTACTAGCCATGTACTCAGGATCCATCCTGGTTCCTATCATGATTGCGACAGCCCTTGGCTATTCAACTGAGCAGTTGACCTACCTGATTTCCACAGATATCTTCATGTGTGGGGTGGCAACCTTCCTCCAACTCCAACTCAACAAATACTTTGGGATTGGACTCCCAGTCGTTCTTGGAGTTGCTTTCCAATCCGTCGCTCCCTTGATTATGATTGGGCAAAGCCATGGTAGTGGTGCTATGTTTGGTGCCCTTATCGCATCAGGGATTTACGTGGTTCTTGTTTCAGGCATCTTCTCAAAAGTTGCCAATCTCTTCCCATCTATCGTAACAGGATCTGTTATTACCACGATTGGTTTAACCTTGATTCCTGTCGCTATTGGAAATATGGGAAATAACGTTCCAGAGCCAACTAGTCAATGTCTCTTGCTTGCAGCTATCACTGTTCTAATTATCCTCTTGATTAACATCTTTACCAAAGGATTTATCAAGTCTATCTCTATTTTGATTGGTCTGGTTGTTGGAACTGCCATTGCTGCCAGCATGGGCTTGGTTGACTTCTCTCCTGTTGCAGCAGCACCACTTGTCCATGTCCCAACTCCACTCTACTTTGGGATGCCAACCTTTGAAATCTCATCTATTGTAATGATGTGTATCATCGCAACAGTATCTATGGTTGAGTCGACTGGTGTTTACCTAGCCTTGTCTGATATCACGAAAGACCCAATCGACAGCACGCGCCTTCGCAACGGTTACCGCGCAGAAGGTTTGGCCGTACTTCTCGGAGGAATCTTTAACACCTTCCCTTACACAGGATTTTCACAAAACGTTGGTTTGGTTAAATTGTCAGGTATCAAGACTCGCCTGCCAATCTACTACGCAGCTGGTTTCCTGGTTCTCCTTGGACTCCTTCCTAAGTTTGGCGCCCTTGCCCAAATCATTCCAAGCCCTGTCCTCGGTGGTGCCATGCTGGTGATGTTTGGTTTTGTATCTATTCAAGGGATGCAAATCCTCGCTCGTGTTGACTTTGCTAACAATGAACACAACTTTCTTATCGCAGCAGTTTCCATCGCTGCAGGTGTCGGACTCAACAACAGTAATCTCTTTATCAGCATGCCGACAGCCTTCCAAATGTTCTTCTCAAACGGAATCGTCGTAGCCAGTCTACTCGCCATTGTCCTCAATGCAGTATTAAATCATAAAAAGAAATAA
- a CDS encoding zinc-binding dehydrogenase — translation MKSAVYTKAGQVGLATIERPQIIDADDAIIRVVRACVCGSDLWRYRNPETKAGHKNSGHEAIGIVEETGESITTVKPGDFVIVPFTHGCGECDACLAGFDGSCDNHIGNNLGGDFQAEYIRFHYANWALVKIPGQPSDYTEGMLKSLLTLADVMPTGYHAARVANVQKGDKVVVIGDGAVGQCAVIAAKMRGASQIILMSRHEDRQKMALESGATAFVAERGQEGIAKVREILSGGADAALECVGTEAAVEQALGVLHNGGRMGFVGVPHYNNRALGSTFMQNISVAGGAASATTYDKQFLLKAVLDGDINPGRVFTSSYKLEDIDQAYKDMDERKTIKSMIVMA, via the coding sequence ATGAAATCAGCAGTATATACAAAGGCAGGTCAGGTTGGTCTTGCTACAATTGAACGTCCGCAAATTATAGACGCAGATGATGCGATTATTCGTGTAGTTCGTGCGTGCGTTTGCGGATCGGATCTATGGAGGTACCGTAATCCAGAAACGAAAGCTGGACACAAAAATAGTGGACACGAAGCGATTGGGATTGTCGAAGAAACTGGGGAATCCATTACGACGGTGAAACCAGGTGACTTTGTCATTGTCCCTTTTACCCATGGATGTGGTGAATGTGATGCCTGTCTTGCTGGCTTTGACGGTTCTTGCGATAATCATATTGGTAATAACTTGGGAGGCGATTTTCAGGCGGAATATATTCGTTTTCACTATGCAAACTGGGCGCTGGTTAAAATCCCTGGACAACCTTCTGACTACACAGAAGGTATGCTAAAGTCCCTCTTGACTCTTGCAGATGTTATGCCGACAGGCTATCATGCGGCGCGTGTTGCTAATGTTCAAAAAGGGGATAAGGTTGTGGTCATTGGTGATGGTGCTGTAGGTCAATGTGCTGTCATCGCGGCGAAGATGCGTGGTGCGTCGCAAATTATCCTCATGAGTCGTCATGAAGATCGTCAAAAGATGGCTCTGGAGTCGGGTGCGACAGCTTTTGTAGCTGAGCGAGGTCAAGAAGGTATTGCCAAGGTGCGTGAAATTCTCAGTGGCGGAGCGGACGCAGCACTTGAATGTGTTGGTACGGAGGCTGCTGTAGAACAGGCGCTAGGTGTCCTTCATAATGGAGGGCGTATGGGATTTGTAGGAGTCCCACACTATAATAATCGTGCTCTTGGTTCGACATTTATGCAAAATATCTCTGTAGCAGGTGGGGCAGCTTCTGCGACAACATATGATAAGCAATTTTTACTAAAAGCCGTCCTTGATGGTGATATCAATCCAGGCCGTGTCTTTACTTCAAGCTATAAATTAGAAGATATTGATCAAGCTTATAAAGATATGGATGAACGTAAGACCATTAAGTCTATGATTGTGATGGCCTAA
- a CDS encoding cation diffusion facilitator family transporter → MKAKYAIWLAFFLNLTYAIVEFIAGGVFGSSAVLADSVHDLGDAIAIGISAFLETISNREEDNQYSLGYKRFSLLGALVTAIILMTGSVLVILENVTKILNPQPVNDEGILWLGIIAITINVLASLVVSKGKTKNESILSLHFLEDTLGWVAVILMAIILRFTDWYILDPLLSLVISFFILSKALPRFWSTVKIFLDAVPEGINIKQVKSGLERLDNVASLNQLNLWTMDGLEKNAIVHVCIKEMGNMEACKESIRIFLKDCGFQNITIEVDADLETHREHKRQVCDLEPNHGHRH, encoded by the coding sequence ATGAAGGCAAAATATGCTATTTGGTTAGCTTTTTTCTTAAATTTGACTTATGCCATTGTCGAGTTTATTGCAGGTGGAGTATTTGGTTCGAGCGCTGTTCTTGCTGACTCTGTGCATGACTTGGGAGATGCGATTGCAATTGGAATATCAGCTTTTCTAGAAACCATCTCTAATCGTGAAGAAGATAATCAGTACTCCTTGGGTTATAAGCGGTTTAGTCTGCTAGGAGCCTTGGTAACAGCGATAATACTCATGACAGGATCTGTTCTAGTCATTTTGGAAAATGTTACGAAGATTTTAAATCCGCAACCAGTCAATGACGAGGGGATTCTCTGGTTAGGGATTATTGCGATTACTATTAATGTGTTAGCGAGTCTAGTGGTTAGTAAGGGAAAGACAAAGAATGAGTCTATTCTGAGTCTGCATTTTCTGGAAGATACCTTGGGTTGGGTGGCTGTTATCTTGATGGCCATTATTCTTCGATTTACGGATTGGTATATCCTAGATCCGCTTTTGTCCCTTGTCATTTCTTTCTTTATTCTTTCAAAAGCCCTTCCACGTTTTTGGTCTACAGTCAAGATTTTTTTGGATGCTGTGCCGGAAGGTATTAATATCAAGCAAGTAAAGAGTGGCCTGGAGCGATTGGACAATGTGGCTAGCCTTAATCAGCTTAATCTCTGGACTATGGATGGTTTGGAAAAAAATGCCATTGTCCATGTTTGTATAAAAGAAATGGGGAATATGGAAGCTTGTAAAGAATCTATTCGAATTTTCCTCAAAGATTGTGGTTTCCAAAATATTACCATTGAAGTGGATGCTGACTTAGAAACCCACCGAGAACATAAGCGTCAGGTGTGTGACTTGGAGCCGAATCATGGGCATCGTCATTAG
- a CDS encoding PaaI family thioesterase, with protein MKDFHFDAISAFENYEIEQMRDGHVVVTTKVVDSSLNYYGNAHGGYLFTLCDQISGLVVISLGLDGVTLQSSINYLKAGKLDDVLTIKGECVHQGRTTCVVDVDITNQEGRNVCKATFTMFVTGQRSEDRQVRI; from the coding sequence ATGAAAGATTTTCATTTTGACGCTATATCTGCCTTTGAAAATTACGAAATTGAACAAATGAGAGATGGTCACGTTGTGGTGACGACCAAAGTAGTGGACTCGTCGCTCAACTACTATGGCAATGCCCATGGAGGCTATCTCTTTACCCTTTGTGACCAGATCAGCGGTTTGGTGGTCATCTCGCTGGGGCTAGATGGAGTGACACTCCAGTCCTCTATCAACTACCTTAAGGCAGGAAAACTCGACGATGTGCTGACCATTAAAGGAGAATGTGTCCATCAAGGTCGTACAACCTGTGTCGTGGATGTTGATATTACCAATCAAGAGGGCAGAAATGTCTGCAAGGCAACCTTCACCATGTTTGTCACAGGCCAGCGGTCAGAAGATAGACAGGTAAGGATATAG
- a CDS encoding xanthine phosphoribosyltransferase, whose amino-acid sequence MKLLEERILKDGHILGDNILKVDSFLTHQVDFSLMREIGKVFAEKFASAGITKVVTIEASGIAPAVFTAEALNVPMIFAKKAKNITMNEGILTAEVYSFTKQVSSTVSIAGKFLSPEDKVLIIDDFLANGQAAKGLIQIIEQAGATVEAIGIVIEKSFQDGRDLLEKAGYPVLSLARLDRFENGQVVFKEADL is encoded by the coding sequence ATGAAACTATTAGAAGAGCGCATCCTCAAGGATGGGCATATCTTGGGTGATAACATCCTCAAGGTGGATTCCTTTTTAACCCACCAAGTTGACTTTAGCTTGATGCGAGAGATTGGTAAGGTCTTTGCGGAAAAATTTGCTTCTGCTGGCATTACTAAGGTCGTAACCATTGAAGCGTCAGGTATTGCCCCAGCCGTTTTTACAGCTGAGGCCTTAAACGTTCCCATGATTTTTGCTAAAAAAGCTAAGAACATCACTATGAACGAAGGTATCTTAACTGCCGAAGTTTACTCCTTTACCAAGCAAGTGAGCAGCACCGTTTCTATCGCTGGAAAATTCCTCTCACCAGAGGACAAGGTCTTGATTATCGACGATTTCCTTGCTAATGGCCAAGCTGCCAAAGGCTTGATTCAAATCATCGAACAAGCTGGTGCCACAGTCGAAGCTATCGGTATCGTGATTGAAAAATCTTTCCAAGATGGCCGTGATTTGCTTGAAAAAGCAGGCTACCCTGTTCTATCACTCGCTCGTTTGGATCGTTTTGAAAATGGTCAAGTCGTATTTAAGGAGGCAGATCTCTAA
- a CDS encoding TetR/AcrR family transcriptional regulator, whose translation MTKIDRRISKTKKAIYQAFLQLLNAKGYEATTVQDIIDLADVGRSTFYCHYESKELLLDELCRYLFHHLFEREQAISTKDYLAHLFLHFQKNQDHITSLLFSKNDYFLRQLHKELEHHVYSVLADDLKEGHPSLPISYLQHLVVSNFIETLTWWLKKGQDFTDQEVVQFYLEILHANSK comes from the coding sequence ATGACTAAGATTGACCGCCGTATCAGTAAAACAAAAAAAGCTATCTATCAAGCTTTTCTACAACTTTTGAATGCTAAGGGCTACGAGGCTACTACTGTTCAGGATATCATTGATCTCGCAGATGTGGGACGTTCTACCTTTTACTGTCACTATGAGAGCAAGGAGCTACTTCTGGATGAGCTCTGTCGCTACCTCTTCCATCATCTCTTTGAAAGAGAGCAAGCCATTTCAACCAAAGATTACCTCGCCCACCTCTTTCTGCATTTTCAGAAAAACCAAGACCATATCACTAGTCTGCTATTTTCCAAAAATGACTACTTCCTCCGTCAACTCCATAAAGAACTAGAACACCATGTCTATTCCGTGCTAGCTGATGATTTAAAAGAAGGTCACCCGAGTCTACCTATTTCTTACCTCCAACACTTAGTCGTGTCCAACTTTATCGAGACATTGACCTGGTGGCTCAAAAAAGGACAAGACTTTACAGACCAGGAAGTTGTCCAGTTTTATTTGGAGATACTACACGCAAACTCTAAATGA
- a CDS encoding exodeoxyribonuclease III — translation MKLISWNIDSLNAALTSDSARAKLSQEVLQTLVAENADIIAIQETKLSAKGPTKKHLEILEELFPDYENTWRSSQEPARKGYAGTMFLYKKELTPTVTFPEIGAPSTMDLEGRIITLEFDEFFVTQVYTPNAGDGLKRLEERQVWDVKYAEYLAELDKEKPVLATGDYNVAHNEIDLANPASNRRSPGFTDEERAGFTNLLATGFTDTFRHVHGDVPERYTWWAQRSKTSKINNTGWRIDYWLTSNRVADKVTKSDMIDSGARQDHTPIVMEIEL, via the coding sequence ATGAAACTTATCTCATGGAATATTGATTCCCTCAATGCTGCCCTAACTAGTGACTCAGCTCGTGCCAAATTGTCCCAAGAAGTCCTACAAACCTTGGTCGCTGAAAATGCTGATATCATTGCTATCCAAGAAACCAAGCTTTCTGCCAAAGGGCCTACAAAGAAACACTTGGAAATTTTAGAAGAACTCTTCCCAGACTACGAAAACACGTGGCGTTCTTCTCAAGAGCCTGCCCGTAAAGGCTATGCTGGAACCATGTTCCTCTATAAGAAAGAACTCACACCCACTGTCACTTTCCCAGAAATCGGTGCTCCGTCTACCATGGACTTGGAAGGCCGTATCATCACTCTAGAATTTGATGAATTTTTCGTAACCCAAGTTTACACACCAAATGCTGGCGATGGACTCAAACGCTTGGAAGAACGTCAAGTCTGGGATGTCAAATATGCGGAATATTTGGCTGAACTAGACAAAGAAAAACCAGTCCTTGCAACCGGTGACTACAATGTAGCCCACAATGAAATCGACCTTGCAAATCCTGCCAGCAACCGCCGTTCACCAGGATTTACAGACGAGGAACGTGCTGGATTTACCAACCTCTTGGCAACTGGATTTACCGATACTTTCCGTCATGTTCACGGCGATGTCCCCGAACGCTACACTTGGTGGGCACAGCGCAGCAAGACTTCTAAAATCAACAATACAGGCTGGAGAATCGACTACTGGCTGACAAGCAACCGCGTGGCTGACAAGGTCACTAAATCCGATATGATTGACTCAGGTGCTCGCCAAGACCACACACCCATTGTCATGGAGATTGAACTCTAA
- a CDS encoding galactokinase produces the protein MTQHLTAETLRKDFLAVFGQEADQTFFSPGRINLIGEHTDYNGGHVFPAAISLGTYGAARKRDDQVLRFYSANFEDKGIIEVPLADLKFEKEHNWTNYPKGVLHFLQEAGHVIDKGFDFYVYGNIPNGAGLSSSASLELLTGVVAEHLFDLKLERLDLVKIGKQTENNFIGVNSGIMDQFAIGMGADQRAIYLDTNNLEYDLVPLDLKDNVVVIMNTNKRRELADSKYNERRAECEKAVEELQVALDIQTLGELDEWAFDQYSYLIKDENRLKRARHAVLENQRTLKAQVALQAGDLETFGRLMNASHVSLEHDYEVTGLELDTLVHTAWTQEGVLGARMTGAGFGGCAIALVQKDAVDAFKEAVGKHYEEVVGYAPSFYIAEVAGGTRVLD, from the coding sequence ATGACACAACATCTTACTGCTGAAACTCTTCGCAAAGACTTTCTTGCTGTTTTTGGTCAAGAAGCAGACCAAACTTTCTTTTCACCAGGTCGTATCAATTTGATTGGTGAACACACAGACTACAACGGTGGGCACGTTTTTCCTGCTGCTATTTCCTTGGGAACTTACGGTGCAGCTCGTAAGCGTGACGACCAAGTTTTACGTTTCTACTCAGCTAACTTTGAGGACAAGGGTATTATCGAAGTGCCTCTCGCCGACCTCAAGTTTGAAAAAGAGCACAACTGGACCAACTATCCAAAAGGTGTCCTTCATTTCTTGCAAGAAGCTGGACACGTGATTGACAAAGGTTTTGATTTTTATGTTTATGGGAATATCCCAAATGGTGCTGGCTTGTCTTCTTCAGCATCCCTTGAACTCTTGACAGGAGTCGTGGCAGAGCATCTCTTTGATTTAAAATTAGAGCGTCTCGATTTGGTTAAAATTGGAAAACAAACAGAAAATAACTTTATCGGAGTCAACTCTGGTATCATGGACCAATTTGCTATTGGTATGGGGGCTGATCAACGTGCTATTTACCTTGATACCAACAACTTAGAGTATGATTTGGTACCACTTGATTTGAAGGACAATGTCGTTGTTATCATGAACACTAACAAACGCCGTGAATTGGCGGATTCTAAATACAATGAACGTCGTGCTGAGTGTGAAAAAGCAGTGGAAGAATTGCAAGTTGCTTTAGATATTCAGACCTTGGGTGAATTGGATGAGTGGGCCTTTGACCAATACAGCTATCTGATTAAAGATGAAAATCGTTTGAAACGTGCTCGCCATGCTGTGCTTGAAAACCAACGTACCCTCAAAGCTCAAGTAGCCCTTCAAGCAGGAGATTTGGAAACATTTGGTCGTTTGATGAATGCGTCACACGTTTCTCTGGAGCATGACTATGAAGTAACTGGTTTGGAATTGGATACTCTTGTTCACACAGCTTGGACACAAGAAGGTGTTCTCGGTGCTCGTATGACAGGGGCAGGTTTTGGTGGATGTGCCATTGCCTTGGTTCAAAAAGATGCTGTTGATGCCTTTAAGGAAGCTGTTGGCAAACACTACGAGGAAGTAGTTGGATACGCTCCAAGCTTCTATATCGCTGAAGTTGCAGGTGGCACTCGCGTCCTTGACTAG
- the galR gene encoding DNA-binding transcriptional regulator GalR, which yields MATLKDIAQLASVSIATVSRVLNRDQSLSVTEETRHRILTVAEELGYTKHLKTGESHKPKQKIAIIQWVSEQGELDDLYYYQIRLGIEKRAQELDYDILRYFNDHPFTLSEEVIGILCIGKFSRAQISAFEEYQKPLVFLDSDTLSLGHTCIITDFYTAMKQVVDYFLSQGMDRIGILTGLEETTDQEEIIEDKRLENFRNYSQAKGIYHDELVFQGSFTAQSGYDLMKEAIQNLGDQLPPAFFAASDSLAIGSLRALQEAGINLPDRVSLISFNDTSLTKQVYPPLSSITVYTEEMGRAGMDILNKEVLHGRKIPSLTMLGTRLTLRESTLP from the coding sequence ATGGCTACCTTAAAAGACATTGCACAGCTAGCCTCTGTCTCTATCGCGACCGTATCCCGTGTCCTCAATCGCGACCAGAGTCTATCTGTTACAGAAGAAACCAGACACCGTATTTTAACTGTTGCTGAAGAGCTGGGCTACACCAAGCACCTCAAGACAGGCGAGTCCCACAAGCCCAAGCAAAAGATTGCCATTATCCAATGGGTCAGCGAACAAGGGGAGCTAGACGATCTCTACTACTACCAGATTCGCCTAGGCATAGAAAAAAGAGCCCAAGAACTGGACTATGATATTTTACGCTATTTTAATGACCATCCTTTTACACTGAGCGAGGAAGTCATCGGGATTCTCTGCATCGGAAAGTTTAGTCGAGCTCAGATCTCTGCCTTTGAAGAATACCAAAAGCCTCTTGTCTTTCTAGACAGTGATACCCTCTCACTGGGACACACCTGCATTATCACGGACTTTTACACTGCCATGAAACAGGTTGTCGATTATTTCCTCAGTCAAGGGATGGACCGTATTGGGATTCTAACAGGGCTTGAGGAAACAACCGACCAAGAAGAAATCATTGAGGATAAGCGGCTGGAAAATTTCAGAAACTACAGTCAAGCGAAGGGAATTTATCATGATGAACTGGTCTTTCAAGGAAGCTTTACCGCCCAGTCTGGCTATGACTTGATGAAGGAAGCCATTCAGAACTTGGGAGATCAACTCCCGCCAGCCTTTTTCGCAGCCAGCGATAGTTTAGCTATCGGTTCCCTCCGTGCGCTCCAAGAAGCTGGAATCAACCTGCCAGACCGCGTCAGTCTTATTTCCTTTAACGATACTAGCCTGACCAAGCAAGTCTATCCTCCCCTCTCTAGCATCACCGTCTATACCGAAGAAATGGGCCGAGCAGGTATGGATATTCTTAATAAGGAAGTACTCCACGGTCGGAAAATCCCTAGCCTAACCATGCTGGGAACCAGACTGACATTGAGAGAGAGTACTCTGCCATAA
- a CDS encoding UDP-glucose--hexose-1-phosphate uridylyltransferase produces the protein MTLVDKFVTHVISESSFEEMDRIYLTNRVLARVGDGVLEVETNLDKVIDLKDQLVEEAVRLETIEDSQTEREILGAELMDLVTPCPSQVNRDFWATYARSPEQSIEDFYQLSQKNDYIKLKAIAKNIAYRVPSDYGELEITINLSKPEKDPKEIAAAKLVQASNYPQCQLCLENEGYHGRVNHPARSNHRIIRFEMAGQEWGFQYSPYAYFNEHCIFLDGQHRPMAISRQSFERLLAIVEQFPGYFAGSNADLPIVGGSILTHDHYQGGRHVFPMELAPLQKTFSFTGFEQVKAGIVKWPMSVLRLTSDSKEELINLADKILQEWRQYSDPAVQILAETDGIPHHTITPIARKRDGQFELDLVLRDNQTSAEHPDGIYHPHNDVQHIKKENIGLIEVMGLAILPPRLKEEVEQVASYLVGEADTVASYHQEWVDRLRAQYPDITDKEKALEIVKDSVGAIFARVLEDAGVYKQTEQGQTAFMRFVEQVGILPD, from the coding sequence GTGACCTTAGTAGATAAATTTGTAACACATGTCATTTCTGAAAGTTCATTTGAGGAAATGGATCGAATCTACCTGACCAATCGTGTCTTGGCACGAGTGGGAGACGGTGTTTTGGAAGTTGAGACCAATCTGGATAAAGTGATTGACCTCAAGGACCAGCTGGTTGAGGAAGCTGTTCGATTAGAAACGATTGAGGATAGTCAGACTGAGCGTGAAATCCTCGGTGCTGAACTGATGGACTTGGTGACCCCTTGTCCAAGTCAGGTCAATCGTGACTTTTGGGCAACCTACGCCCGATCTCCTGAGCAATCGATAGAGGATTTTTACCAACTCAGTCAGAAAAATGACTACATCAAACTCAAGGCCATTGCTAAAAATATTGCTTATCGTGTTCCATCTGATTACGGTGAACTTGAAATTACTATCAATCTCTCTAAGCCTGAAAAGGATCCCAAAGAGATTGCGGCAGCCAAGTTGGTGCAAGCTAGTAATTATCCTCAGTGTCAGCTTTGTCTAGAGAATGAGGGCTATCATGGTCGGGTCAACCACCCAGCTCGTAGCAACCACCGTATTATCCGCTTTGAAATGGCGGGTCAGGAGTGGGGGTTCCAGTATTCGCCCTATGCTTACTTTAATGAGCACTGTATTTTCTTAGATGGCCAGCATCGTCCCATGGCTATCAGTCGTCAGAGTTTTGAGCGTCTGCTAGCTATCGTAGAGCAGTTTCCGGGCTATTTTGCTGGATCTAATGCCGACTTGCCGATTGTGGGGGGCTCTATTCTAACTCATGATCATTATCAGGGAGGCCGTCACGTATTTCCTATGGAATTGGCTCCCTTGCAAAAGACTTTCTCTTTTACTGGTTTTGAACAGGTCAAGGCTGGGATTGTCAAGTGGCCTATGTCTGTCCTACGTTTGACTTCGGATTCCAAAGAGGAACTAATCAACTTGGCTGACAAGATTTTGCAGGAATGGCGCCAGTATTCAGATCCTGCAGTGCAGATTTTGGCAGAAACAGACGGGATACCGCATCATACCATTACACCTATAGCGCGTAAGCGTGATGGACAGTTTGAGTTGGACTTAGTCTTGAGAGACAATCAGACTTCTGCAGAACATCCTGATGGCATCTATCATCCTCACAATGATGTTCAACATATCAAGAAGGAAAATATCGGCTTGATTGAGGTCATGGGCTTGGCAATCTTGCCACCACGTCTAAAAGAAGAAGTGGAGCAAGTCGCTAGCTATCTTGTAGGAGAAGCTGATACGGTTGCCTCTTATCATCAGGAATGGGTAGACCGACTTAGAGCCCAATATCCAGACATAACAGATAAAGAAAAAGCTCTTGAAATCGTCAAGGACTCTGTTGGTGCTATCTTTGCGCGTGTACTTGAGGATGCAGGAGTCTACAAGCAGACGGAACAAGGGCAGACAGCCTTTATGCGCTTTGTGGAACAGGTCGGAATTTTACCAGACTAG
- the nmlR gene encoding stress response transcriptional regulator NmlR: MNIKSASDLLGISADTIRYYERVGLVPPITRTATGIRDFQDHDIEALEFIKCFRSAGVSVDSLVDYMSLYQKGDETREKRLGILEEEKKKLEERLSQLQVALNRLNLKIKLYKEGKI; encoded by the coding sequence ATGAATATTAAATCTGCTAGTGACTTGTTGGGAATTTCAGCGGATACGATTCGGTACTATGAACGGGTTGGTCTTGTGCCACCGATTACTCGAACTGCAACTGGAATTCGTGATTTTCAAGATCATGATATTGAAGCTCTGGAATTTATTAAGTGTTTTCGTTCGGCAGGTGTCTCTGTAGATAGTTTAGTTGACTATATGTCTCTCTACCAAAAGGGGGATGAAACGCGAGAGAAAAGGCTTGGTATTTTAGAAGAGGAAAAGAAAAAATTAGAGGAGCGCTTGTCTCAGTTACAGGTGGCTTTAAATCGCTTAAATCTCAAAATTAAACTTTACAAGGAAGGAAAAATTTAA
- a CDS encoding bleomycin resistance protein, whose translation MDYQAVIPEFVVSDIEKSRHFYCDLLGFSVEYERPEEKFLFLSLEDCQLMLEEGSAEELAQLTYPFGRGVNISFGIANVPQLHQKLLEADYPIHRPLTKREFRVGDSFIYPHEFAVLDPDGYFLRFSE comes from the coding sequence ATGGACTATCAAGCTGTCATTCCTGAATTTGTAGTATCTGACATCGAAAAATCACGCCACTTCTACTGCGACCTGCTAGGATTCTCTGTCGAATACGAGCGTCCAGAGGAGAAATTTCTCTTCCTCTCGCTTGAAGACTGCCAACTTATGCTAGAAGAAGGAAGCGCAGAAGAATTAGCTCAGCTGACCTATCCTTTCGGGCGCGGTGTCAATATTTCCTTTGGCATTGCAAATGTTCCTCAGCTCCACCAAAAACTGCTGGAAGCTGACTATCCTATCCATCGTCCCCTGACAAAAAGAGAATTTCGAGTAGGAGATAGCTTTATATATCCTCATGAATTTGCAGTTTTAGATCCAGATGGCTATTTTTTAAGATTTAGCGAGTAG